The following coding sequences lie in one Apus apus isolate bApuApu2 chromosome 16, bApuApu2.pri.cur, whole genome shotgun sequence genomic window:
- the COMT gene encoding catechol O-methyltransferase isoform X3: MLESSSGLIVLILLFILLLFVVVIRKNGTAALIWNEIIREKITNFIMNKSKEQRILNFVLQNAVRGDPRSVMDTIDKYCSQKEWAMNVGDEKGLILDKTVEEVQPSVALELGTYCGYSAVRIARLLKAGARLITVEFNPEFAAIAKQMIEFAGVQDKVKVLEGPSDEIIPQLKKKHEVDTLDFVFLDHWKDRYKPDTILLQECNLLRKGSVLLADNIIFPGAPDFLSYIRNNPRFQCTNYPSHLEYMKVQDAMEKAVFLG, encoded by the exons atgctgGAGAGCTCTTCTGGCCTCATTGTCCTcatcctgcttttcattttgctgctctttgtgGTGGTCATCAGGAAAAACGGCACTGCTGCCCTTATCTGGAATGAAATAATCCGGGAGAAAATCACGAATTTCATCATGAATAAGAGCAAAGAACAGAGGATTTTAAATTTCGTGCTGCAGAATGCAGTCCGAGGAGACCCCCGTAGTGTGATGGACACTATAGATAAGTACTGCTCCCAGAAAGAGTGGGCCATGAATGTGGGCGATGAGAAAG GTTTAATTCTAGACAAGACAGTGGAAGAGGTCCAGCCATCAGTTGCACTGGAACTGGGAACATATTGTGGCTACTCAGCAGTTAGAATTGCCCGGCTCCTAAAGGCAGGAGCTCGTCTCATCACTGTAGAGTTCAACCCAGAATTTGCTGCTATAGCTAAACAGATGATTGAATTTGCTGGAGTACAAGATAAG GTAAAAGTCCTAGAAGGCCCTTCAGATGAAATTATCCctcaactgaagaaaaaacatgaagtGGATACACTGGATTTTGTGTTCCTGGACCATTGGAAAGACAGATACAAACCAGACACCATCCTACTTCAG GAATGCAACTTGCTGAGGAAGGGCTCGGTTCTTCTGGCTGACAACATCATCTTCCCAGGAGCTCCAGATTTCTTAAGCTATATCCGCAACAATCCCCGTTTCCAATGCACTAACTACCCATCTCATCTGGAATATATGAAAGTGCAGGATGCTATGGAAAAGGCTGTGTTTTTGGGGTAA